A window of the Fusarium poae strain DAOMC 252244 chromosome 3, whole genome shotgun sequence genome harbors these coding sequences:
- a CDS encoding hypothetical protein (BUSCO:11247at5125): MLSHLRFHRRGPSSNPTSPSPDQTPTSPAAGHPVPFSPDALSPELRSTSSNPSTLPPTLPPITRVTTEDIVKSRDGRQNAAVTSPLDNRPQPTSKTSSFIGGVALRKYQRDLEAQATEANDSKRGTGLLGQHSASQPSLTSNNSPLRPSPQVIKNTRATSSFSTPTDLQQPTGRRPAGTRLVTELPSLTQTTSNTENPKPKKGLPFLKKPMSTLLMRRKNSQHAPDLRPLPLAKRREDPVYDPRIMGTRVHDFSAPRPKRNAPNRDTTQTSLASPVPMSAPLPVQDMFLSPSATQTEQPLSASNLTTRMPSDASDSIYSQDSRALKMTPSTASAAPQAAVTDLGALTLSDAPPVPPKDNAPISVQPKSPRASRLIDEDAYVHDEPSVSHQAGRSRGPSLSGLSGKDIPSAIPRHMKSTSSRFSFDMIGAAKQEKLLEDRHRQRELEKKTADAPAPRDSRLEDFDDDGFDYDAMMDDDGFEEDIPMVGDDFDDMDTDYNNGLNDHMDDYTGGNMNNTLNRTLSTFDNTLNGSMVDDLDEELDPDNDQENFSGFVFQRSGPTSSITSPRSAGFLPTPRDAEGNRIGFATSQYTPEMLSPLSPRVPLDQRMSQEMEAGGLGIQGLDIPRVPSLKNEAAFQKNQDLPPIITGRSINDDELYYDDGMLEFERNEFAEDLAAPPEWDDTPFDESIFDNNDTDQFGRPIAGAFAQAQSQKRSINQDEPNRTSDSTEPLSATSEIPQTTAHTSLSAGEKEEVEHEAVRDSPVPNLSPAPTAVVQSSSPSGDDPFAAYQAALAAAAYKAAASGKFQRGSTPPPLPVETVLSVPDHSADMPDHGNAFNQDDYESFDDYGDYDDTYENMADLELDDDAIIAEANASALANDCDGWYGQEFGFYSAGQQQGLEFEYANGGFFGPKGGLDRSTSGRMISREPNLTPITERSEYSNRNSFMSLGMPGFGGTTPLQSPGLAQLALLGDRGDEMTLSALLRLRSRAWGGSQASLVSSQNGSPRSERGDMSTSPWGQSFMSPTNFHTRKNSVLSTISHDSDSVSASGSPTLTGGIPGFTLSPPPVPTLGKLETGVKNDVQPPPLNVSRPASKSYDNPISPVSDPEESMPSSAMVSPIVPSNRASMAEPSVVPKRPGMGHRHKGSADSISYTKEEDSGATRWVMERRRTGEFGQVEIEREVLEEGRI; this comes from the coding sequence ATGCTCTCCCATCTGCGGTTCCACAGGCGAGGGCCGTCATCGAATCCTACCTCGCCCTCTCCTGATCAAACTCCTACTTCACCTGCTGCTGGCCACCCTGTGCCTTTCTCCCCCGATGCTCTCTCTCCAGAATTGCGATCAACATCGTCGAACCCGTCCACCTTGCCTCCTACTCTACCGCCTATAACTCGCGTTACCACAGAGGATATAGTGAAGTCACGAGATGGTCGTCAAAATGCTGCAGTGACAAGCCCGTTAGATAATCGACCACAGCCGACATCCAAAACATCGTCTTTCATTGGTGGTGTCGCTCTTAGAAAATACCAGCGTGACCTGGAAGCACAAGCTACCGAAGCTAACGACAGCAAAAGAGGAACTGGTCTACTTGGTCAGCATTCAGCTTCTCAGCCATCATTGACTTCAAACAATTCCCCCTTACGGCCGTCGCCGCAGGTCATAAAGAATACGAGAGCTACATCTTCTTTCAGCACACCCACAGATCTTCAGCAGCCTACCGGTCGCCGTCCTGCAGGTACCCGTCTGGTTACAGAACTGCCCTCGCTTACACAGACAACAAGCAACACCGAAAACCCGAAGCCCAAGAAAGGGCTGCCGTTTCTCAAGAAACCAATGTCAACACTATTGATGAGGCGTAAAAACAGTCAGCATGCCCCTGACTTGCGCCCATTACCCTTGGCAAAGCGCCGTGAGGATCCGGTGTATGATCCTCGCATCATGGGAACTCGGGTCCACGATTTCAGTGCACCACGGCCAAAGAGGAACGCCCCAAACAGGGATACTACGCAAACATCTCTCGCTTCGCCAGTCCCCATGTCCGCTCCTCTTCCCGTCCAAGACATGTTCCTAAGCCCATCGGCCACTCAGACTGAACAACCCCTCTCAGCTTCAAATTTGACAACACGTATGCCCAGTGATGCGTCCGATTCTATCTATTCACAGGATTCAAGGGCGCTTAAGATGACACCAAGCACAGCCTCTGCAGCGCCCCAAGCCGCCGTGACTGACTTAGGTGCTCTTACACTGTCAGATGCGCCCCCAGTACCTCCCAAGGATAACGCACCGATTTCAGTTCAGCCAAAGTCGCCGCGAGCATCGCGTTTGATCGATGAAGATGCATATGTCCATGATGAACCGTCGGTTTCTCACCAAGCAGGGAGGTCCCGAGGTCCGTCGCTATCTGGATTATCCGGAAAGGATATACCGTCTGCGATACCTCGACATATGAAGAGTACGTCGTCAAGGTTCAGTTTCGACATGATTGGTGCTGCAAAACAGGAGAAACTTCTTGAAGACAGGCATCGTCAACGAGAGCTTGAGAAAAAGACTGCAGATGCACCTGCCCCACGAGACTCGCGCCTTGAGGattttgacgatgatggattCGATTACGATGCGATGATGGACGATGATGGATTCGAAGAGGATATTCCCATGGTTGgcgatgactttgatgataTGGATACTGATTACAACAATGGGCTAAATGACCATATGGACGATTACACGGGCGGCAACATGAACAACACTTTGAATAGAACCCTCAGTACCTTTGACAACACACTTAATGGAAGCATGGTTGATGACTTGGACGAAGAGCTTGATCCAGACAACGACCAGGAAAACTTTTCTGGCTTTGTCTTTCAACGATCGGGTCCTACATCATCAATAACCAGTCCTCGCAGCGCTGGCTTCTTGCCAACCCCAAGGGATGCAGAGGGCAATCGGATTGGATTTGCCACGAGCCAATATACGCCAGAGATGCTTTCTCCGTTGTCTCCCAGAGTACCCCTCGACCAGCGGATGAGTCAAGAGATGGAGGCAGGTGGCTTGGGAATTCAAGGATTGGACATTCCGAGGGTGCCTAGTCTCAAGAATGAAGCCGCATTCCAGAAAAACCAGGACCTGCCACCCATAATCACGGGACGCTCAATAAATGATGACGAGCTCTATTACGACGATGGGATGTTAGAATTTGAGAGAAACGAATTCGCCGAGGACCTTGCTGCTCCCCCAGAATGGGATGATACTCCTTTTGACGAATCGATATTTGACAATAACGATACCGATCAATTTGGCCGACCGATAGCAGGCGCCTTTGCGCAGGCCCAATCGCAGAAACGATCCATAAATCAAGATGAACCGAATAGAACATCTGACTCAACAGAACCGCTCTCTGCGACTTCTGAGATCCCACAGACAACGGCTCATACATCGCTGAGTGCTGGTGAAAAAGAAGAGGTCGAACACGAAGCTGTGAGGGACAGCCCTGTCCCCAATTTATCTCCTGCTCCCACAGCCGTGGTTCAATCGTCGTCTCCTTCAGGAGATGATCCTTTTGCAGCGTATCAGGCTGCTCTCGCTGCGGCGGCTTACAAAGCGGCAGCATCGGGCAAGTTCCAACGCGgttcaacaccaccaccactaccTGTTGAAACCGTCCTGTCTGTACCAGATCATTCGGCGGACATGCCAGACCATGGTAATGCCTTCAACCAGGACGACTATGAGAGTTTCGATGATTATGGTGATTATGATGATACATATGAGAATATGGCCGATCTGGAGCTCGACGACGACGCCATCATCGCTGAAGCCAATGCAAGCGCTCTGGCGAACGACTGTGATGGCTGGTATGGTCAGGAATTTGGCTTCTATTCAGCTGGTCAACAACAAGGACTAGAATTTGAATATGCTAATGGTGGCTTCTTTGGTCCAAAGGGTGGTTTAGATCGTAGCACCAGCGGACGTATGATCTCAAGAGAACCGAACCTTACGCCCATCACAGAGCGATCCGAATACTCCAACAGAAACTCGTTCATGAGTCTTGGTATGCCTGGCTTTGGAGGAACAACGCCCCTGCAAAGCCCTGGCCTGGCTCAACTTGCCCTTCTTGGTGATCGCGGCGACGAGATGACCTTATCTGCTCTTCTCCGGCTTAGGTCCCGAGCTTGGGGAGGTTCTCAGGCAAGCCTTGTGTCCAGCCAAAACGGGTCCCCACGATCAGAAAGAGGTGACATGTCCACCTCACCTTGGGGCCAGAGCTTTATGAGCCCAACGAATTTCCACACCcggaagaactcggttctTTCTACCATCAGCCACGACTCGGATAGCGTAAGCGCCTCAGGAAGCCCGACATTGACAGGTGGCATCCCTGGCTTCACGCTGTCCCCACCACCTGTCCCGACATTGGGTAAACTTGAAACTGGAGTTAAGAATGATGTTCAACCCCCCCCTCTCAATGTTAGTAGACCTGCATCGAAGTCTTATGACAACCCTATTTCACCAGTGTCGGACCCAGAAGAGAGCATGCCGTCATCAGCTATGGTGAGCCCCATAGTGCCTTCCAATAGGGCTAGCATGGCCGAGCCAAGCGTTGTTCCCAAGCGTCCTGGCATGGGACACCGGCATAAAGGCTCAGCCGACAGTATATCATACACCAAAGAGGAAGATAGTGGCGCTACACGTTGGGTTATGGAGCGACGACGCACAGGAGAATTCGGACAGGTTGAGATCGAGCGAGAAGTTCTTGAAGAAGGGCGAATCTAG
- a CDS encoding hypothetical protein (BUSCO:32875at5125) — translation MDDKLDFDPRSFAAEMQLRTRKARNFDKVEHDLPDPKSAAFQKAQTAALAGPVNVSGWLSRVAGWNPFGKAVDAGDILWLMDNTAYRNPETDQWEAEFVAAVFENEPKCRVADIVSGIASTLGLAEDAAERDVIEERIIPFLWDIQAARVFWIEHKKKEIKLGPTSINGITTSVQPVDRYHKGSIVDATALVPHGTKGIHDMQTYYAGPEGWAVISDVDDTIKVTLTSDPLGILKSTFIDEPTPVPGMPELLSDLQTLLPRDTPWFYLSASPYNLYPLLRDFRERYYPQGQLILRDSSWRTVAGLLSALTMGTEEYKTDRMKKIQSWLPKKKLILIGDSTQSDPEAYGEIYRTFPGWVKMILIRKATDVAAFGIDEKNQLERFEKAFKHVPVEAWHVFEDPSECRNIVRDVIRKRG, via the exons ATGGACGACAAACTAGATTTTGATCCTCGCTCATTTGCAGCCGAAATGCAACTACGTACTCGAAAAGCCCGAAACTTTGACAAGGTCGAgcacgacctgcccgacccCAAATCCGCTGCCTTTCAGAAAGCTCAAACCGCCGCTCTTGCAGGACCCGTTAATGTCTCAGGATGGCTTTCGCGCGTCGCAGGGTGGAACCCTTTCGGTAAAGCTGTCGACGCTGGTGATATCCTGTGGCTGATGGACAACACGGCCTACCGCAACCCCGAGACCGATCAGTGGGAGGCCGAATTTGTCGCTGCCGTTTTTGAGAATGAACCAAAGTGTCGCGTAGCGGACATAGTGTCTGGCATCGCTTCGACGCTTGGTTTGGCAGAGGATGCGGCTGAGCGTGACGTTATTGAAGAGAGGATCATTCCATTCCTTTGGGATATTCAGGCGGCCAGAGTTTTCTGGATCGAacacaagaagaaggagatcaAGTTGGGACCTACTAGTATCAATGGTATTACGACGAGCGTTCAGCCTGTTGACCGATACCATAAGGGGTCGATTGTTGATGCGACAGCGCTGGTACCCCATGGAACGAAGGGAATACACGACATGCAGACATACTATGCCGGACCTGAGGGCTGGGCTGTTATATCGG atgttgatgatactATCAAGGTCACCTTGACCAGTGACCCTcttggcattctcaagtCTACTTTTATCGATGAGCCGACGCCGGTTCCTGGAATGCCCGAACTTCTCTCAGATCTGCAAACTCTACTCCCCCGCGATACCCCCTGGTTTTATCTATCAGCATCACCATACAATCTGTACCCTCTGTTGCGCGATTTCCGTGAACGATACTATCCACAAGGCCAGCTCATCCTTCGTGACTCGAGTTGGCGCACAGTAGCGGGCTTATTGTCAGCGCTCACTATGGGAACCGAGGAGTACAAGACGGACCGTATGAAGAAGATCCAGTCCTGGttgccaaagaagaagctgaTTCTCATCGGCGACTCGACGCAATCTGATCCTGAGGCCTACGGTGAGAT TTACCGCACGTTCCCAGGCTGGGTCAAGATGATCCTTATCCGCAAGGCTACTGATGTGGCTGCTTTTGGCATCGACGAGAAAAACCAGCTTGAGCGTTTTGAAAAGGCTTTCAAACACGTACCGGTCGAGGCCTGGCATGTTTTCGAAGATCCGAGCGAGTGTCGAAACATTGTGCGGGACGTAATTCGAAAGAGGGGCTGA
- a CDS encoding hypothetical protein (SECRETED:SignalP(1-20)) — translation MLPILVQTIAVALLATLSFADVDPIKDLAVYNKGFLGQFPSQTFKSSDAVAPVFQINVFQPSLVDSSGFLFLTLKHGDKSGPAIFSSKDLSLVYADIKYEQTFDARAQVRNGGKYLTFIEGGRCHAFDANYQLKWSVSVRDLGAVEADIHDFDFTTQGTALLTAYQDVRYNLTVLGGDIDGWLSDSIFQEVDLDTDRVFNVWRSFTHVNLTDTMINYDPEKTYMGGHGFDWFHIDSVFKTSKNHYLVSSRGLSAIILLHADTLDPRWILGGKHNQFKDLSGGNATNFSNQYNARFVQGNESRLSFFDNQVTESGMCNVENCSRGVVVELDYEKMTVRLLHEFYHPQKISSGSGGSVQGLDNGNFLVGWGANPGITEHSSSGTVVMDIQQGVIPHMSETDSDTDMSVYRAWKMDWIGRPPWGPSIASSAPGEDTSNATVYVSWNGDTQVHRWELYAVEDETNVTSTPRLLANSSRSGFETEIHLEGLGLPPPRSARAVGVSKSGKILGSTATVDLVSGELRGNRSSVWILTPQPSDEEPSYHHPDGKKKADDDEEDTASETKPSVSSLFALLLAIAFISS, via the exons ATGCTCCCAATTTTGGTGCAAACGATAGCAGTTGCTTTGCTAGCTACTCTGTCCTTCGCAGACGTGGACCCTATCAAAGACCTAGCGGTCTACAACAAGGGATTTCTCGGCCAGTTTCCTTCTCAGACCTTCAAATCTTCAGATGCTGTCGCCCCAGTCTTTCAGATTAACGTCTTTCAGCCCAGTCTCGTCGATAGTTCTGGTTTTCTCTTCCTCACATTGAAACATGGAGACAAATCGGGACCTGCCATATTTTCAAGCAAAGACTTAAGCCTTGTGTATGCCGACATCAAGTACGAACAGACTTTCGATGCCCGTGCACAGGTGAGAAATGGAGGAAAGTATCTCACCTTCATCGAAGGTGGCCGCTGCCACGCTTTTGATGCCAATTATCAACTGAAATGGTCAGTTTCAGTCCGGGACTTGGGAGCTGTCGAGGCGGACATCCACGATTTCGATTTCACCACCCAGGGAACTGCTCTTTTGACTGCGTACCAGGATGTCAGGTACAACTTGACTGTTCTTGGAGGAGACATAGATGGCTGGCTGAGTGATTCCATTTTCCAAGAGGTTGATCTTGATACGGACCGAGTCTTCAATGTGTGGAGATCATTTACACACGTCAACTTGACTGATACCATGATTAATTACGACCCAGAAAAGACCTACATGGGCGGGCATGGCTTCGACTGGTTTCATATAGACAGCGTTTTCAAG ACCTCGAAGAATCATTATCTTGTCTCATCAAGAGGATTGTCGGCAATTATCCTTCTCCATGCTGACACATTAGATCCACGATGGATTCTCGGAGGGAAACACAATCAGTTCAAAGACCTCAGTGGCGGCAACGCAACCAACTTCTCCAATCAATATAACGCAAGGTTCGTTCAGGGTAACGAGAGCCGATTAAGCTTCTTTGACAACCAAGTCACTGAAAGCGGAATGTGCAATGTCGAAAATTGTTCCCGGGGTGTTGTTGTGGAACTCGATTATGAAAAAATGACAGTTCGGCTTTTACATGAGTTTTATCATCCCCAGAAAATATCATCGGGTTCAGGAGGTAGTGTCCAGGGTTTAGACAATGGAAACTTTCTTGTCGGCTGGGGCGCAAACCCGGGCATCACTGAACATTCATCCAGCGGGACGGTCGTGATGGACATTCAACAAGGGGTGATCCCCCACATGTCCGAAACCGACTCAGACACCGATATGTCCGTTTATCGTGCCTGGAagatggattggattggccGGCCCCCATGGGGTCCTTCTATCGCTTCGTCAGCTCCTGGGGAAGATACATCAAATGCTACCGTTTATGTGTCTTGGAATGGCGATACCCAAGTTCACAGATGGGAGTTG TACGCAGTCGAAGATGAGACAAACGTCACTTCTACTCCCAGACTTCTTGCAAACTCGTCCCGTTCTGGGTTTGAAACGGAAATCCATCTCGAAGGGCTAGGACTACCGCCTCCTAGATCTGCTCGAGCGGTTGGCGTCAGTAAAAGCGGTAAGATCCTCGGTTCGACAGCTACAGTTGACCTTGTAAGCGGCGAACTTCGCGGCAACAGGAGTAGTGTCTGGATCTTGACGCCGCAGCCTTCCGATGAGGAGCCAAGCTACCATCATCCTGATGGCAAAAAGAAGGCggatgacgacgaggaagatACTGCATCTGAGACAAAGCCCTCCGTGAGCTCGTTATTCGCTCTTCTACTCGCTATTGCCTTTATATCTTCCTAA
- a CDS encoding hypothetical protein (TransMembrane:1 (i50-68o)) has translation MINTSWKSPAELDHQIPGRRDSQDSVMSRLGGKNVFIFCSSRMWRGVPKFLLQISAIFFTSFLVFGILPDRLSGGQLGYGYRGIFPWGSYEPEPDRNIRIVVFGSPDVVGNVQDPSSERKTWTEELCDELECTSYLSFVPKSQPKRGLINNDMYEEAVQDLLNTTKFTNVKEKPALNYKYIAKQYPTPSKVPDLASQVQSFLAMPPPEETPRETVWIFSFGTWEIWNMAAMPRQESEDAITYMVRQILDQAEILYERSLDPTSIAYSDFWTNATDSQISELTAPGALDKVDRRKFESFRIIVPTIFDISLTPGWQGRKTPPAPNNVVEQTRNAAELTKYWNQEVDFAVAEWKERTTKKPKRPTLGTEKGEKTKRAESVEPVEHSEDTKESAKATYENHRVIQAPYPMRNGLLVNIDQGVLDAMTEGDMERAAVVDLRGRGTLSANDSMRFADVWTPCVRGDLADLKINEKEIKTECEIEHDHLFYDSFTISERAMKGVVKSIMGDVREELFNVEEKRGWLYGGW, from the exons ATGATAAACACATCATGGAAGTCGCCTGCCGAGCTCGATCATCAAATCCCCGGTCGTCGTGACAGCCAGGACTCCGTCATGAGCAGACTCGGTGGCAAGAACGTCTTTATCTTCTGCTCTTCTCGCATGTGGCGCGGCGTACCCAAATTCTTACTCCAAATATCTGCCATATTTTTCACCAGTTTCCTTGTTTTTGGCATTTTGCCAGATCGGTTATCTGGCGGACAACTTGGATATGGATATAGGGGAATATTCCCTTGGGGGAGCTATGAGCCAGAACCTGATCGAAATATCAGGATCGTGGTCTTCGGCTCACCCGATGTTGTAGGCAACGTACAAGATCCCTCATCAGAGCGCAAAACATGGACAGAGGAGCTATGCGATGAG CTCGAATGCACTTCGTATCTATCGTTTGTACCAAAGTCTCAGCCGAAGAGGGGTCTCATCAACAACGACATGTACGAGGAGGCAGTCCAGGATCTTCTCAACACTACTAAATTCACCAATGTGAAGGAAAAGCCAGCCTTGAATTACAAGTATATCGCTAAACAGTATCCCACTCCCTCCAAGGTCCCTGACCTGGCGAGCCAAGTCCAGAGCTTTCTCGCAATGCCACCACCTGAAGAGACCCCACGCGAGACGGTCTGGATATTCAGCTTTGGAACGTGGGAGATCTGGAATATGGCAGCAATGCCAAGACAGGAATCGGAAGATGCCATCACCTACATGGTCAGACAAATCCTCGACCAGGCTGAGATACTCTACGAACGATCGCTTGACCCCACTTCTATCGCCTACTCCGATTTCTGGACAAACGCGACCGATTCACAGATCAGTGAATTGACGGCACCCGGCGCTTTGGACAAAGTCGACAGACGCAAGTTTGAAAGCTTCCGTATCATCGTGCCCACAATATTTGACATTTCCCTCACACCTGGCTGGCAAGGTCGGAAGACGCCACCTGCGCCTAACAATGTTGTCGAGCAGACCCGAAACGCCGCAGAATTGACGAAATACTGGAACCAAGAGGTGGACTTTGCAGTTGCCGAATGGAAAGAAAGGACAACAAAGAAGCCAAAAAGGCCGACATTAGGCACTGAAAAAGGAGAGAAGACTAAGAGGGCTGAGAGCGTCGAGCCTGTTGAGCACAGCGAGGACACCAAAGAATCGGCGAAAGCTACGTACGAAAACCATCGAGTTATTCAGGCCCCATATCCCATGCGCAATGGGCTACTGGTAAACATCGACCAAGGAGTCCTGGATGCTATGACTGAAGGCGATATGGAACGTGCGGCAGTCGTGGATTTGAGAGGACGCGGAACGCTGTCCGCTAACGATTCGATGCGGTTCGCCGATGTCTGGACACCTTGTGTCAGAGGGGATTTGGCGGATCTTAAGATCAACGAGAAAGAGATCAAGACAGAATGTGAGATCGAACACGACCATCTCTTCTACGACTCTTTTACCATTAGTGAGAGGGCTATGAAAGGTGTGGTGAAGTCGATTATGGGAGATGTTAGGGAGGAGCTTTTCAATGTGGAAGAAAAGCGAGGCTGGTTGTATGGCGGTTGGTAG
- a CDS encoding hypothetical protein (BUSCO:28455at5125) yields the protein MAISFIRSPFICRRCLQASRPHGALPLIHYSTQAGASKAEEQQSNGTTTKEKKSGDVPVPAPVLEKEPGPMARRLEEATEEVLFTGGRAGRRAVEDTGFSEELKERLLSKIADAEFKSEYASAFAEAGLSSIGEGTRHIASAQAWAGEEHTADTVLRMLDDARKPLAPGLRGKFEPPPVDMRLRGQPKQSAGEKVAKARDKVNTYVGMGGQQPKNGMSEDEKEAWRRELRERFEPGARALPNSITGLAALANERIENAIARGQFKNIPRGKGIERDTRADNPFIDTTEYIMNKMIQRQDIVPPWIEKQQELAKEAAAFRGRLRNDWRRLAARMIASRGGSLQEQICRAEEYAAAEEVHNPIRKKNTRWEAEELKVVSPVVGRPFRDSAWEQAEASYHKLSIERLNALTRSYNLMAPDLAKKPYFSLDRELKTCFAEVAPTVAREIQDRATGGKARSFGGGSQVGKQSGLLETLTGSDKVKVHVEAQEKAYGLKEWWRDVWNKN from the coding sequence ATGGCTATCTCGTTTATTCGATCGCCTTTTATCTGCCGGCGTTGCCTCCAAGCCTCACGACCGCATGGGGCATTGCCACTTATCCATTACTCAACGCAGGCCGGCGCATCTAAGGCGGAGGAGCAACAATCAAACGGTACAACAACGAAGGAGAAAAAAAGTGGCGATGTACCAGTGCCAGCGCCAGTACTAGAGAAGGAACCAGGTCCAATGGCTCGGCGCTTGGAAGAAGCCACAGAGGAAGTCCTCTTCACAGGCGGAAGAGCCGGGCGTCGAGCTGTGGAGGATACAGGCTTCTCAGAAGAGCTTAAGGAGAGGCTTTTGAGCAAAATTGCCGATGCAGAGTTCAAATCTGAATATGCTAGTGCCTTTGCAGAAGCTGGTCTTTCATCAATAGGTGAGGGCACACGGCATATTGCCTCGGCGCAAGCATGGGCAGGGGAAGAGCATACAGCAGATACAGTACTCCGAATGCTGGACGATGCCAGAAAGCCCCTTGCTCCTGGTTTGAGGGGCAAATTTGAGCCGCCTCCTGTGGACATGCGACTGCGTGGACAACCAAAACAATCTGCTGGAGAGAAGGTCGCCAAGGCGAGGGATAAGGTGAACACCTACGTAGGAATGGGGGGCCAACAGCCAAAGAACGGTATGAGTGAGGATGAAAAGGAGGCATGGCGAAGGGAACTACGAGAGCGGTTTGAGCCTGGAGCAAGAGCTCTGCCAAATTCAATCACGGGCCTTGCGGCGCTGGCAAACGAACGCATCGAGAACGCCATTGCACGAGGACAATTTAAGAACATACCACGAGGGAAGGGCATCGAGCGTGATACTCGCGCCGACAACCCATTTATTGACACGACGGAATATATCATGAACAAGATGATTCAAAGACAGGATATCGTACCACCCTGGATAGAGAAGCAGCAGGAGCTCGCAAAAGAAGCGGCGGCATTCAGGGGCAGACTGCGTAATGATTGGCGACGATTGGCGGCGAGGATGATTGCTTCTCGAGGTGGATCACTGCAAGAGCAGATATGTCGAGCAGAAGAGTATGCTGCTGCAGAAGAAGTGCACAATCCGATCAGGAAAAAAAATACCCGTTGGGAAGCAGAAGAGCTGAAGGTTGTGTCGCCAGTGGTTGGAAGACCGTTTCGTGATTCGGCGTGGGAGCAAGCTGAAGCGAGCTATCACAAACTATCGATCGAGCGCCTCAATGCTCTGACGCGAAGTTACAACCTCATGGCGCCAGACTTGGCAAAGAAGCCGTACTTCTCGCTTGATCGGGAACTCAAGACATGTTTTGCTGAAGTTGCGCCTACGGTCGCTCGCGAGATTCAGGACCGTGCGACGGGTGGAAAGGCAAGGAGTTTTGGAGGGGGAAGCCAAGTGGGTAAACAGTCTGGCCTACTGGAGACGTTGACTGGAAGTGATAAAGTCAAGGTGCATGTCGAGGCCCAGGAAAAGGCATATGGTCTGAAAGAGTGGTGGAGAGACGTGTGGAACAAAAACTGA